From endosymbiont of Galathealinum brachiosum, one genomic window encodes:
- a CDS encoding dihydrolipoamide succinyltransferase: protein MSIEVKVPGLPESVSDATIVTWRKQPGETINRDESLVDLETDKVVLEVPSPIDGVVAEHHQAEGDVVMAGQLLATLNEVGVESSKENKPDETPERIITPSAKKMIAENKLNSDVITGSGKDGRVLKEDVQTFMQQVSLVDTLARRDAPTQFEVVEQKSIEAISEDSVQGDRIEKRVPMTRLRSRIAERLLDAQHNAAILTTFNEVNMQPVMDLRNKYKDLFAKKYDVKLGFMSFFVKATIEALKRFPAVNASIDGNDIVYHGYFDIGVAVASPRGLVVPVLRNADQMSLAEIESGIAELVDKARNNQLSIDDMTGGTFSLTNGGVFGSMLSTPIINPPQSGILGMHKIQQRAMVEDGEIVARPVMYLALSYDHRIIDGAEAVQFLVTIKDVLEDPARILVGV, encoded by the coding sequence ATGTCAATTGAAGTGAAAGTGCCCGGTTTACCAGAGTCTGTTTCAGATGCAACTATTGTTACCTGGCGTAAACAGCCTGGAGAAACAATTAACAGAGATGAATCTCTGGTTGATCTTGAAACAGATAAAGTCGTGCTTGAAGTGCCTTCACCGATAGATGGTGTAGTTGCCGAACACCATCAGGCAGAAGGTGATGTTGTTATGGCAGGGCAGTTACTTGCAACGTTAAATGAAGTTGGCGTAGAAAGTTCAAAAGAAAATAAACCAGATGAAACCCCTGAAAGAATTATTACACCATCTGCAAAAAAAATGATTGCAGAAAATAAATTAAATTCTGATGTGATCACGGGTAGTGGTAAAGACGGACGTGTATTAAAGGAAGATGTTCAGACATTTATGCAACAGGTTTCGTTAGTTGACACGTTGGCGAGAAGAGATGCACCGACTCAGTTTGAAGTGGTTGAACAAAAGTCAATTGAAGCTATATCTGAAGATAGTGTTCAGGGTGACAGAATAGAAAAACGTGTTCCCATGACACGTTTACGCTCACGTATTGCAGAGCGCTTGCTGGACGCGCAACATAATGCAGCCATACTCACTACGTTTAATGAAGTGAATATGCAACCAGTGATGGATTTACGAAATAAATATAAAGATTTGTTTGCAAAAAAATACGATGTAAAACTTGGTTTTATGTCATTTTTTGTAAAGGCGACAATTGAAGCACTAAAACGATTTCCTGCTGTTAATGCATCTATTGATGGAAATGATATTGTATATCATGGGTATTTTGATATTGGTGTTGCGGTGGCATCTCCCAGAGGCCTGGTTGTTCCGGTGTTGCGAAATGCAGATCAGATGAGTCTCGCTGAAATTGAATCAGGCATTGCTGAACTGGTGGATAAAGCAAGGAATAATCAGCTAAGTATAGATGATATGACTGGAGGTACTTTCTCTTTAACTAACGGTGGTGTGTTTGGTTCTATGTTATCAACACCGATTATAAATCCACCACAAAGTGGTATTTTAGGTATGCATAAAATACAACAGAGAGCGATGGTTGAAGATGGTGAAATTGTTGCCAGACCTGTTATGTATCTGGCTCTTTCGTACGATCATCGAATTATTGATGGAGCAGAAGCCGTGCAGTTCCTTGTGACGATAAAAGATGTACTGGAAGATCCTGCTCGTATACTGGTAGGTGTTTAA